The window AAAAAGAACAGGAATATGAGAGCCCCGATGGCACCTGCAAGTGTCAGTACTGCAAATAATATGGAATGCGCCGGGTTATAAATAAAGGATGACACTATGAGTATTTCAGGTATTGCCATATCTCCGAATCCCAGCATTATAATGGCCTGATCCCCACGATTTTCGAATGTAAGATCCTTCATTCTGAGATTTTTTGAGGATGGAAGCATGAACATAAGCGGGAACTGGTTATCCACTGCCGCCCTTGCAAGAGTTACCATATGCTTCGTTTTATATACCGAGATATAGTCATAAACAGCAAAAACAATGAGAAGGGTTATTGCTATCTCGGGCCTCAGGAGTATCCCCAGTATACCTGCTGCCCCTGATATCATTATTACGCCTGCTGCATCTGTTACGTACCATTCATTCCTGAATATAAGCATGTATGCGAAGAACACTGTAATTACGCCTATTATAAGATAATATTCTGTTAGGTTAACTGCAACTATACTGGCAATTATGGATGCCACCAGGAATATCATGTATAGCACAAGTATAAGAAACACAATTTTCATAATGC of the Ferroplasma sp. genome contains:
- a CDS encoding presenilin family intramembrane aspartyl protease PSH; the protein is MSKKINSEIFGIVLFLISTAFGLLISSYLQAVPEIANESSGISFVFVLYYIVFIVIFTAAALYIVKKHAGIMKIVFLILVLYMIFLVASIIASIVAVNLTEYYLIIGVITVFFAYMLIFRNEWYVTDAAGVIMISGAAGILGILLRPEIAITLLIVFAVYDYISVYKTKHMVTLARAAVDNQFPLMFMLPSSKNLRMKDLTFENRGDQAIIMLGFGDMAIPEILIVSSFIYNPAHSILFAVLTLAGAIGALIFLFFFSRGKPAPGLPFINTGAILGFLVALSIIMI